The genomic interval CCTCGGCTCACGACGCCGACGTGCTCGTGGTGCTCAACGGCCGGCTCGACGACCTCGACGTCACGCTGCCGCCGCTCCTGCCCGGGGCAGGCCCGTGGGAGCGCGCGTGGAGCTCGACGTGGGACAGCCCCGCCCAGTCGTGGGGCGACGAGCCCGACGACGGCACGACCCTCGAGGCGCTCAGCGTGCAGGTGTTCGTGGGCCGACGGGGCGCGGCCGCCGCAAAGGAGTAGCCTGCGCGCCATGCGCGCAGACGCCGACGTCGTCGTCATCGGAGCGGGCCTGTCGGGCCTGGTCACCGCCACCCGGCTCGCCGACGCCGGCCGCCGTGTCGTCGTGCTCGACCAGGAGCATCCCGACTCGCTGGGCGGGCAGGCGTGGTGGTCGTTCGGCGGGCTGTTCCTGGTGGACACCCCCGAGCAGCGGCGCCTGGGGGTGCGCGACTCGGCGGCCCTCGCCTGGGACGACTGGCGCGGCTCGGCCGAGTTCGCGCCGGGTGCGGAGCACGGCGAGGGCCCCGATCGGCACGGGTACGCGTGGGCCCGGCGCTACGTCGAGTTCTCCGCCGGCCCGATGCGTTCGTGGCTGCACGGCCTGGGGGTGCGCTTCTTCCCGCTGGTGCAGTGGGCCGAGCGCGGCGGGTACGCGCTCGGCCCGGACGGCGCGCACGGCAACTCGGTGCCCCGCTTCCACGTCACCTGGGGCACGGGCCCGGCGCTCCTGACGCCGTTCGTCGCGCACGCCCGGCGCCTGCACGACGCCGGGCGGCTGACGATCCGCTTCCGGCACCGCGTCACCTCGCTCGTGGTCACCGGCGGCCGGGTGACCGGGGTGCGCGCCGAGATCCTGGCCGACGACGCCGCCGCGCGCGCCCGGCTGCCGTACCGCGGCCGGTCGGCGCCGTCGTCGCGCGACGTCGTGGGCGAGGTCGAGCTGGCGGCCGGCGCCGTCGTCGTCGCCTCGGGCGGCATCGGCGCGAACCACGACGCCGCACGGGCGCGCTGGGACCCGGCGGCCGGGGCGCTGCCCGAGCGCATGCTCCAGGGCGTGCCGGACTCGACCGACGGGCTGGGGCTGGACGTGGCCGCGGCGGCGGGCGCAGCCCTCGTCCACGAGGACCGCATGTGGCACTACCCCGAGGGCGTCGCCGACCACTCGCCCGTGTGGACCCGCCACGGCATCCGCATCCTGGCCGGGCCCTCGGCGCTGTGGCTCGACGCCGACGGCCACCGGCTGCCCGCGCCGCTGTTCCCCGGTTTCGACGCGCTCGGGGCGCTGACGCACGTCACCCGCAACGGGCACGACCACTCGTGGTTCGTGCTCAACAAGGCGATCCTCGAGTCCGAGTTCGCGCTCTCCGGCTCCGAGCAGAACCCCGACCTCACCGGGCGGGACGTGCGGCTGCTGACCCGCCGCGTGCTGCCCGGCGCGCTGGGCCCCGTCGCGACGTTCGCCGAGCGCTCGCCCGAGTTCCTGTGGGCGCCGACGACGGCGGCGCTGGCCGCCCGGATGAACGCGCTCACCGAGGCCACCCCCGGCTCGGCAGGTCACGTGGACGCCGACGAGCTCGCACGCCTCGTCGCGCTGCGCGACGCCCAGGTGTCCAGCGGGCTGGGCAAAGATCCTCAGGTGACGGCGACGGCCGCCGCGCGGCGGTACCGGGTCGACCGCCACATGCGTGTGGCCACGCCGCGCGCGCTCACAGACCCGAAGGACGGACCCCTGCTCGCGGTGCGCTTGTCGGTGCTGACGCGCAAGACCCTGGGCGGCCTGTGGTGCGACGAGAGCGGCCGGGCGCTGCGCGCCGACGGCTCGGTGCTCGACGGCCTGTGGGCCGTGGGCGAGGCCGCCGGGTTCGGCGGTGGCGGCGCCCACGGCCGCCGCGCGCTCGAGGGCACGTTCCTGGGCGGCTGCCTGCACACGGCCCACG from Xylanimonas allomyrinae carries:
- a CDS encoding FAD-binding dehydrogenase, whose translation is MRADADVVVIGAGLSGLVTATRLADAGRRVVVLDQEHPDSLGGQAWWSFGGLFLVDTPEQRRLGVRDSAALAWDDWRGSAEFAPGAEHGEGPDRHGYAWARRYVEFSAGPMRSWLHGLGVRFFPLVQWAERGGYALGPDGAHGNSVPRFHVTWGTGPALLTPFVAHARRLHDAGRLTIRFRHRVTSLVVTGGRVTGVRAEILADDAAARARLPYRGRSAPSSRDVVGEVELAAGAVVVASGGIGANHDAARARWDPAAGALPERMLQGVPDSTDGLGLDVAAAAGAALVHEDRMWHYPEGVADHSPVWTRHGIRILAGPSALWLDADGHRLPAPLFPGFDALGALTHVTRNGHDHSWFVLNKAILESEFALSGSEQNPDLTGRDVRLLTRRVLPGALGPVATFAERSPEFLWAPTTAALAARMNALTEATPGSAGHVDADELARLVALRDAQVSSGLGKDPQVTATAAARRYRVDRHMRVATPRALTDPKDGPLLAVRLSVLTRKTLGGLWCDESGRALRADGSVLDGLWAVGEAAGFGGGGAHGRRALEGTFLGGCLHTAHVTSRALG